Proteins encoded in a region of the Streptomyces sp. NBC_00310 genome:
- a CDS encoding AAA family ATPase, giving the protein MRRYVLTGTPGAGKTTLLRGLAELGHEVVEEAATDVIARAQARGEDEPWTRESFIDEIVELQRQRQLAAPGTNSVRFFDRSPLCTLALATYQGRPPSAALTAEIERITTHGVYERQVFFVRNLGFCEPTAARRISFQQSLEFERIHEETYRAFGHELVDVPAVGLARRIAAIDTFVSARRTE; this is encoded by the coding sequence ATGCGCAGATACGTACTCACCGGCACGCCCGGGGCGGGCAAGACGACCCTCCTGCGGGGCCTGGCCGAGCTCGGTCACGAGGTCGTCGAGGAGGCCGCCACCGATGTCATCGCGCGGGCGCAGGCGCGCGGCGAGGACGAGCCGTGGACCCGGGAGTCGTTCATCGACGAGATCGTCGAGCTGCAGAGACAACGGCAGTTGGCGGCCCCGGGCACGAACTCCGTGCGGTTCTTCGACCGTTCGCCGCTGTGCACCCTCGCGCTCGCCACCTACCAGGGGCGCCCGCCGTCCGCGGCGCTCACCGCCGAGATCGAGCGGATCACCACGCACGGCGTCTACGAACGGCAGGTGTTCTTCGTCCGTAACCTGGGGTTCTGCGAGCCCACGGCCGCACGCCGCATCAGTTTCCAGCAGTCGCTGGAGTTCGAGCGGATCCACGAGGAGACGTACCGCGCGTTCGGCCATGAACTCGTCGACGTCCCCGCCGTCGGCCTCGCCCGGCGGATCGCCGCGATCGACACGTTCGTCTCCGCGCGCCGAACGGAGTGA
- a CDS encoding phosphatase, translating to MPIPGTPSRAELVEHLVRTRIAGDVATPRENNLSHYRELANGNRHYWLGLELGDRWTDEQDVLAVMAERVGVNDDPGYRYGQDTIDPDLTVDALERMAARLRKAAEGAQRVLFATGHPGGLLQVHHETARALRAAGCEIVVIPDGLQTEEGYVMQFADVAVLEHGATLWHTHSPEPMRAILRGLEGAGRPLPDLVVADHGWAGCAGQLGVDSVGYADSNDPALFLGESEGTLQAVVPLDDHVVSPRYYDPMAAYLLEQAGLKDG from the coding sequence ATGCCGATACCCGGGACCCCCAGCCGCGCCGAGCTCGTCGAACACCTCGTACGGACGCGTATCGCGGGCGACGTCGCCACGCCGCGCGAGAACAACCTCTCCCACTACCGCGAACTGGCCAACGGCAACCGCCACTACTGGCTCGGTCTGGAGCTCGGGGACCGCTGGACCGACGAGCAGGACGTGCTGGCCGTGATGGCGGAGCGCGTCGGCGTGAACGACGACCCCGGGTACCGCTACGGCCAGGACACCATCGACCCGGACCTGACGGTCGACGCGCTGGAGCGCATGGCGGCCCGGCTGCGCAAGGCGGCGGAGGGCGCGCAGCGCGTGCTGTTCGCCACCGGCCACCCCGGCGGGCTGCTCCAGGTGCACCACGAGACGGCGCGGGCGCTGCGCGCGGCCGGCTGCGAGATCGTCGTCATCCCGGACGGTCTGCAGACGGAGGAGGGGTACGTCATGCAGTTCGCGGACGTGGCCGTCCTCGAACACGGCGCCACGCTCTGGCACACCCACTCCCCCGAGCCGATGCGCGCCATCCTCCGGGGCCTGGAGGGTGCCGGCCGCCCGCTGCCCGACCTGGTCGTCGCCGACCACGGCTGGGCGGGCTGCGCCGGCCAGCTCGGCGTCGACTCCGTCGGCTACGCGGACTCCAACGACCCCGCCCTCTTCCTCGGCGAGTCCGAGGGCACCCTCCAGGCCGTGGTCCCGCTCGACGACCACGTGGTCAGCCCGCGCTACTACGACCCGATGGCGGCATACCTGCTGGAGCAGGCCGGGCTCAAGGACGGCTAG
- a CDS encoding acyl-CoA thioesterase yields the protein MSQAPLESLLDLLDLEQIEENIFRGQSRPAIVPRVFGGQVAAQALVAAGRTVPADRLPHSLHAYFLRIGDAGAPIVYTVERMNDGRSFTARRVVAVQHGQPIFALSASFQRYEEGLDHQAPMPAAPDPESLPTAEQRLPAYGLDPGVVEKMLEARAAVDLRYVDDPPYGRYGEPREPRSQVWFRANGKLDDDPLLHVVLATYVSDMTLLDSILLAHGRGGWAVGDVVGASLDHAMWFHRPFRADEWLLYDQESPSAAAGRGLGQGRIYTQEGRLAISVIQEGVVRVPRPKTP from the coding sequence ATGAGTCAGGCACCACTTGAGTCTCTCCTCGATCTGCTCGACCTGGAGCAGATCGAGGAGAACATCTTCCGCGGCCAGTCCCGTCCCGCCATCGTCCCCCGGGTCTTCGGCGGGCAGGTCGCGGCCCAGGCGCTCGTCGCCGCCGGGCGGACGGTCCCCGCGGACCGGCTGCCCCACTCCCTCCACGCGTACTTCCTGCGCATCGGCGACGCCGGCGCGCCCATCGTGTACACCGTGGAGCGCATGAACGACGGCCGCTCCTTCACCGCGCGCCGCGTCGTCGCCGTCCAGCACGGCCAGCCGATCTTCGCCCTCTCCGCGTCCTTCCAGCGGTACGAGGAGGGCCTCGACCACCAGGCCCCGATGCCCGCCGCGCCCGACCCGGAGTCCCTTCCCACCGCCGAGCAGCGACTGCCGGCGTACGGCCTCGACCCGGGCGTCGTGGAGAAGATGCTGGAGGCGCGGGCCGCCGTCGACCTGCGCTACGTCGACGACCCGCCGTACGGCCGCTACGGCGAGCCCCGCGAACCGCGCTCCCAGGTCTGGTTCCGGGCCAACGGCAAGCTCGACGACGACCCGCTCCTGCACGTCGTCCTCGCCACCTACGTCTCCGACATGACGCTCCTCGACTCCATCCTGCTCGCGCACGGGCGCGGCGGCTGGGCCGTCGGCGACGTCGTCGGGGCCTCGTTGGACCACGCGATGTGGTTCCACCGGCCGTTCCGCGCCGACGAATGGCTCCTGTACGACCAGGAGTCGCCGTCCGCGGCGGCCGGCCGCGGCCTCGGCCAGGGCCGGATCTACACGCAGGAGGGACGGCTCGCGATCTCCGTGATCCAGGAGGGTGTCGTCCGTGTACCGAGGCCGAAGACGCCCTGA
- a CDS encoding acyl-CoA dehydrogenase family protein translates to MRRTVFNEDHEAFRETLRAFIEAEVVPVYDEWFAAGQAPRDFYYKLAELGVFGIRVDEEHGGAGIDSYKFEAVMYEETARAGVQFGGSGVHVLLGLPYIKMLATDEQKKRFLPKFVSAEEMWALAMTEPGTGSDLAGMKTTAKLSEDGTHYVLNGSKTFITGGVHADRVIVCARTDAPSAEDRRHGISLFAVDTKSEGYSIGRKLDKLGLRTSDTAELAFVDVKVPVEDLLGEENKGFSYLGHNLASERWGIAFGAYAQAKAAVRFAKEYVQDRTVFGKPVASFQNTKFELAACQAEVDAAEAVADRALEALDAGELTPAEAASAKLFCTEVAHRVIDRCLQLHGGYGFMNEYPIARLYADNRVNRIYGGTSEIMKSIIAKDMGL, encoded by the coding sequence GTGCGCCGTACGGTGTTCAACGAGGATCACGAGGCGTTCCGGGAGACCCTGCGTGCCTTCATCGAGGCCGAGGTCGTGCCCGTGTACGACGAGTGGTTCGCCGCCGGCCAGGCGCCGCGCGACTTCTACTACAAGCTCGCCGAGCTGGGTGTCTTCGGGATCCGGGTGGACGAGGAGCACGGCGGCGCCGGCATCGACTCGTACAAGTTCGAAGCCGTGATGTACGAGGAGACCGCCCGCGCGGGCGTGCAGTTCGGCGGCTCCGGCGTGCACGTGCTGCTCGGCCTGCCGTACATCAAGATGCTCGCCACCGACGAGCAGAAGAAGCGGTTCCTGCCCAAGTTCGTCTCCGCCGAGGAGATGTGGGCCCTCGCCATGACCGAGCCGGGCACCGGGTCCGACCTCGCGGGCATGAAGACCACCGCCAAGCTCAGCGAGGACGGCACGCACTACGTCCTCAACGGCTCCAAGACCTTCATCACCGGTGGCGTGCACGCCGACCGTGTGATCGTCTGCGCCCGCACCGACGCCCCCAGCGCCGAGGACCGCCGCCACGGCATCTCCCTCTTCGCCGTGGACACCAAGTCCGAGGGTTACTCGATAGGCCGCAAGCTCGACAAGCTGGGCCTGCGCACCTCGGACACCGCAGAGCTGGCCTTCGTCGACGTCAAGGTCCCGGTCGAGGACCTGCTCGGCGAGGAGAACAAGGGCTTCTCCTACCTCGGCCACAACCTCGCCTCCGAGCGCTGGGGCATCGCCTTCGGGGCGTACGCGCAGGCCAAGGCCGCCGTCCGGTTCGCCAAGGAGTACGTCCAGGACCGCACCGTCTTCGGCAAGCCCGTCGCGTCGTTCCAGAACACCAAGTTCGAGCTGGCCGCCTGCCAGGCCGAGGTCGACGCGGCCGAGGCCGTCGCCGACCGCGCGCTCGAAGCCCTCGACGCCGGTGAGCTGACGCCCGCCGAGGCCGCCAGCGCCAAGCTGTTCTGCACCGAGGTCGCGCACCGCGTCATCGACCGCTGCCTCCAGCTGCACGGCGGCTACGGCTTCATGAACGAGTACCCGATCGCCCGCCTGTACGCGGACAACCGCGTCAACCGCATCTACGGCGGCACCAGCGAGATCATGAAGTCGATCATCGCCAAGGACATGGGCCTGTGA
- a CDS encoding SACE_7040 family transcriptional regulator — translation MATRTDAPTRREQILKEAARLFAERGFHGVGVDEIGAAVGISGPGLYRHFAGKDAMLAELLVGISGQLLTGAKRRVAEADGGDAEALLDSLIEGHIDFALDDRPLITLHDRELDRLRDSDRKLVRQLQRQYVELWVRVLREAHPGLAEPAARSAVHSVFGLLNSTPHLGRPGSLPGRAAMSELLHRMARGAFGAAASG, via the coding sequence ATGGCCACGAGAACCGACGCACCCACCCGCCGCGAGCAGATCCTCAAGGAAGCCGCCCGCCTCTTCGCCGAGCGCGGCTTCCACGGTGTCGGCGTCGACGAGATAGGGGCGGCCGTCGGTATCAGTGGGCCGGGCCTGTACCGGCACTTCGCGGGCAAGGACGCGATGCTCGCGGAGCTGTTGGTGGGCATCAGCGGGCAGTTGCTGACGGGGGCGAAGCGGAGGGTGGCGGAGGCCGACGGGGGTGATGCCGAGGCGCTCCTCGACTCGCTGATCGAGGGGCACATCGACTTCGCCCTGGACGACCGCCCCCTCATCACCCTGCACGACCGCGAGCTGGATCGCCTCCGCGACAGCGACCGCAAGCTGGTCCGCCAGCTTCAGCGGCAGTACGTCGAACTGTGGGTGCGGGTACTGCGCGAGGCGCACCCGGGGCTCGCCGAGCCCGCCGCCCGGTCCGCCGTGCACTCGGTCTTCGGGCTGCTCAACTCGACGCCGCATCTGGGGCGGCCGGGATCGCTGCCGGGACGGGCGGCCATGTCGGAGCTGCTGCACCGGATGGCCCGGGGGGCGTTCGGGGCGGCAGCCTCCGGCTGA
- a CDS encoding carboxyl transferase domain-containing protein, with product MDQAPELTTAADPAAEAYRANEAAHRALGEELRARLAAARLGGGEKARARHTARGKLLPRDRVDTLLDPGSPFLELAPLAADGMYEGQAPAAGVIAGIGRVSGRECVVVANDATVKGGTYYPMTVKKHLRAQEVALENRLPCLYLVDSGGAFLPMQDEVFPDREHFGRIFYNQARMSGAGIPQIAAVLGSCTAGGAYVPAMSDEAVIVRGQGTIFLGGPPLVKAATGEVVTAEELGGGEVHSRISGVTDHLAESDAHALRIVRTIVSTLPSRGPLPWSVEPAVEPKVDPYTLYGAVPVDSRTPYDVREVIARVVDGSRFAEFKSEFGQTLVTGFARIHGHPVGIVANNGILFSESAQKGAHFIELCDQRGIPLVFLQNISGFMVGRDYEAGGIAKHGAKMVTAVACTRVPKLTVVIGGSYGAGNYSMCGRAYSPRFLWMWPNAKISVMGGEQAASVLATVKRDQLEARGEDWPAADEESFKDPIRAQYERQGNAYYATARLWDDGVIDPLETRQVLGLALTACANAPLGDPQFGVFRM from the coding sequence ATGGACCAGGCACCGGAGCTGACGACCGCGGCAGATCCCGCGGCGGAGGCGTATCGGGCCAACGAGGCCGCGCACCGCGCACTGGGCGAGGAGCTGCGCGCCAGGCTGGCCGCGGCGAGGCTCGGCGGCGGCGAGAAGGCACGCGCCCGGCACACCGCGCGCGGCAAGCTGCTGCCGCGCGACCGGGTGGACACCCTCCTCGACCCCGGCTCGCCCTTCCTGGAGCTGGCGCCGCTGGCCGCCGACGGCATGTACGAGGGGCAGGCACCGGCCGCCGGTGTCATCGCGGGCATCGGCCGGGTCAGCGGCCGCGAGTGCGTCGTCGTCGCCAACGACGCCACCGTCAAGGGCGGCACGTACTACCCGATGACGGTGAAGAAGCATCTGCGGGCCCAGGAGGTGGCCCTGGAGAACCGCCTCCCCTGTCTCTACCTCGTCGACTCCGGCGGCGCCTTCCTGCCCATGCAGGACGAGGTCTTCCCCGACCGCGAGCACTTCGGCCGCATCTTCTACAACCAGGCGCGGATGTCGGGGGCGGGCATCCCGCAGATCGCGGCGGTCCTCGGATCGTGCACGGCGGGCGGCGCGTACGTCCCCGCCATGAGCGACGAGGCCGTCATCGTCCGGGGCCAGGGGACGATCTTCCTCGGCGGCCCCCCGCTGGTGAAGGCCGCCACCGGCGAGGTCGTCACCGCCGAGGAGCTGGGCGGCGGCGAGGTCCACTCCCGGATCTCCGGCGTCACCGACCACCTCGCGGAGAGCGACGCCCACGCCCTGCGCATCGTGCGGACCATCGTCTCCACCCTCCCCTCCCGGGGCCCGCTCCCCTGGTCGGTCGAGCCGGCCGTCGAGCCCAAGGTCGACCCGTACACGCTCTACGGCGCCGTGCCGGTCGACTCCCGCACCCCGTACGACGTCCGTGAGGTCATCGCGCGCGTGGTCGACGGTTCGCGGTTCGCCGAGTTCAAGTCCGAGTTCGGGCAGACCCTGGTCACCGGCTTCGCCCGGATCCACGGGCACCCGGTCGGGATCGTCGCCAACAACGGCATCCTCTTCTCCGAGTCCGCCCAGAAGGGCGCCCACTTCATCGAGCTGTGCGACCAGCGCGGCATCCCGCTCGTCTTCCTGCAGAACATCTCCGGCTTCATGGTCGGCCGGGACTACGAGGCCGGTGGCATCGCCAAGCACGGCGCCAAGATGGTGACGGCCGTGGCCTGCACCCGCGTCCCCAAGCTGACGGTCGTGATCGGCGGCTCGTACGGCGCGGGCAACTACTCGATGTGCGGGCGGGCGTATTCACCGCGCTTCCTGTGGATGTGGCCCAACGCCAAGATCTCCGTGATGGGCGGCGAACAGGCCGCGTCCGTCCTGGCGACCGTGAAGCGGGACCAGTTGGAGGCGCGCGGCGAGGACTGGCCGGCGGCGGACGAGGAGTCCTTCAAGGACCCGATCCGCGCCCAGTACGAACGCCAGGGCAACGCCTACTACGCCACCGCCCGCCTCTGGGACGACGGCGTGATCGACCCGCTGGAGACCCGCCAGGTCCTGGGCCTCGCCCTGACCGCCTGCGCCAACGCGCCGCTGGGTGACCCCCAGTTCGGCGTCTTCCGGATGTGA
- a CDS encoding acetyl/propionyl/methylcrotonyl-CoA carboxylase subunit alpha: MFDTVLVANRGEIAVRVIRTLRALGVRSVAVFSDADADARHVREADTAVRIGPPSASMSYLSVERLLEAAARTGAQAVHPGYGFLAENAGFARACADAGLVFIGPPADAISLMGDKIRAKETVRAAGVPVVPGSSGSGLTDAQLADAAREIGMPVLLKPSAGGGGKGMRLVREAELLADEIAAARREARASFGDDTLLVERWIDRPRHIEIQVLADGHGGVVHLGERECSLQRRHQKIIEEAPSVLLDEATRAAMGEAAVQAARSCGYSGAGTVEFIVPGGAPSSYYFMEMNTRLQVEHPVTELVTGVDLVEWQLRVAAGERLAFGQEDVTLTGHAIEARVCAEDPSRGFLPSGGTILRLREPDGDGVRTDSGLTEGTEVGSLYDPMLSKVIAHGPDRPTALRRLRAALAGTVTLGVQTNAGFLRRLLAHPAVVAGELDTGLVEREVEGLVTTEVPEAVYEAAAAVRLDALRPRGDGWTDPFSVPDGWRLGGASRPPAFDLRAPGLDPVAHHPRGTHTVTDDQVSVTLDGVRHTFHRAADWIGRDGDAWHVRDHDPVAAALTGADRAGADSLTAPMPGTVTVVKVAVGDEVAAGQSLLVVEAMKMEHVVSAPHAGTVTELDVTPGTTVAMDQVLAVVAPHPTEEAAG, encoded by the coding sequence ATGTTCGACACGGTGCTGGTGGCCAACCGGGGCGAGATCGCCGTCCGCGTCATCCGTACCCTCCGCGCCCTCGGCGTCCGCTCCGTCGCCGTCTTCTCCGACGCGGACGCCGACGCCCGGCACGTCCGGGAGGCCGACACGGCGGTACGGATCGGTCCGCCGTCGGCGTCGATGAGCTATCTGTCGGTGGAGCGGCTGCTGGAGGCCGCCGCCCGCACCGGCGCCCAGGCCGTGCACCCCGGGTACGGCTTCCTCGCCGAGAACGCCGGGTTCGCGCGGGCGTGCGCCGACGCGGGCCTCGTCTTCATCGGCCCGCCCGCCGACGCCATCTCCCTCATGGGCGACAAGATCCGCGCCAAGGAGACCGTACGGGCGGCCGGGGTGCCGGTGGTGCCCGGTTCGAGCGGCAGCGGGCTCACGGACGCCCAACTCGCCGACGCCGCACGGGAGATCGGTATGCCGGTGCTGCTGAAGCCCAGCGCGGGCGGCGGCGGCAAGGGCATGCGGCTGGTCCGGGAGGCCGAACTGCTGGCGGACGAGATCGCCGCCGCCCGCCGCGAGGCCCGCGCCTCCTTCGGCGACGACACCCTCCTCGTCGAGCGGTGGATCGACCGCCCCCGGCACATCGAGATCCAGGTCCTGGCCGACGGCCACGGCGGTGTCGTCCACCTCGGCGAGCGCGAGTGCTCCCTCCAGCGCCGCCACCAGAAGATCATCGAGGAGGCGCCCAGCGTCCTGCTCGACGAGGCCACCCGGGCCGCGATGGGCGAGGCGGCCGTCCAGGCGGCCCGTTCCTGCGGCTACTCCGGCGCGGGCACGGTCGAGTTCATCGTCCCCGGCGGCGCCCCCTCCTCGTACTACTTCATGGAGATGAACACCCGCCTGCAGGTCGAGCACCCGGTGACCGAGCTGGTCACGGGCGTGGATCTGGTGGAGTGGCAGCTCCGGGTCGCGGCGGGCGAGCGGCTGGCCTTCGGCCAGGAGGACGTGACGCTGACGGGGCACGCGATCGAGGCCCGGGTCTGCGCCGAGGACCCGTCCCGGGGCTTCCTCCCCTCCGGCGGCACGATCCTGCGCCTGCGCGAGCCGGACGGCGACGGCGTCCGTACGGACTCGGGCCTGACCGAGGGCACGGAGGTCGGGTCCCTGTACGACCCGATGCTCTCCAAGGTCATCGCCCACGGCCCCGACCGGCCCACCGCCCTGCGCCGGCTCCGCGCGGCGCTCGCGGGGACGGTCACCCTGGGCGTCCAGACGAACGCCGGGTTCCTTCGGCGGCTGCTGGCCCATCCGGCGGTCGTGGCGGGCGAGTTGGACACGGGGCTGGTGGAGCGGGAGGTCGAGGGGCTGGTCACCACGGAGGTCCCGGAGGCGGTGTACGAGGCGGCGGCGGCCGTACGACTCGACGCGCTGAGGCCGCGCGGGGACGGCTGGACCGACCCCTTCTCGGTCCCGGACGGCTGGCGCCTCGGCGGGGCGTCCCGGCCACCCGCCTTCGACCTGCGGGCGCCGGGACTCGACCCCGTCGCCCACCACCCGCGGGGCACCCACACGGTCACGGACGACCAGGTGTCCGTGACCCTGGACGGAGTCCGCCACACCTTCCACCGCGCCGCCGACTGGATCGGCCGCGACGGCGACGCCTGGCACGTGCGCGACCACGACCCCGTCGCCGCCGCGCTCACCGGCGCCGACCGCGCGGGCGCGGACTCCCTGACGGCGCCGATGCCCGGGACGGTCACCGTGGTGAAGGTGGCCGTGGGGGACGAGGTGGCCGCCGGTCAGAGCCTGCTGGTGGTGGAGGCGATGAAGATGGAGCACGTGGTCTCCGCGCCGCACGCCGGGACGGTCACCGAGCTGGACGTCACGCCGGGCACGACTGTCGCCATGGACCAGGTGCTGGCCGTGGTCGCGCCCCACCCGACCGAGGAGGCCGCCGGATGA
- a CDS encoding hydroxymethylglutaryl-CoA lyase → MSSTDLGLPMTVPAPDLPARVRIHEVGARDGLQNEKSTVPTEVKAEFIHRLAGAGLTTIEATSFVHPKWVPQLADAEQLFPRVRDLSADLPVLVPNERGLDRALALGARRVAVFASATESFAKANLNRTVDEALAMFAPVVARAKTEGGHVRGYLSMCFGDPWEGPVPIPQVVRVCRALLDLGCDELSLGDTIGVATPGHVQALLTALTEADVPTSALGVHFHDTYGQALANTLAALRHGVTTVDASAGGLGGCPYAKSATGNLATEDLVWMLRGLGIDTGVDLGRLVATSAWMAGHLGRPSPSRTVRALSHEDPRSTDVS, encoded by the coding sequence ATGAGCAGCACGGACCTGGGCCTGCCGATGACCGTCCCCGCCCCGGACCTGCCCGCGCGCGTCCGCATCCACGAGGTGGGCGCGCGGGACGGCCTGCAGAACGAGAAGAGCACGGTCCCGACGGAGGTGAAGGCGGAGTTCATCCACCGTCTGGCCGGCGCGGGACTGACGACGATCGAGGCCACCAGCTTCGTACACCCCAAGTGGGTGCCCCAACTGGCCGACGCGGAGCAGCTGTTCCCGCGGGTGCGCGACCTGTCGGCCGACCTTCCCGTCCTGGTGCCGAACGAACGCGGCCTGGACCGCGCCCTCGCCCTCGGCGCCCGCCGGGTCGCCGTGTTCGCCAGCGCCACGGAATCCTTCGCCAAGGCCAACCTCAACCGGACGGTCGACGAGGCGCTGGCCATGTTCGCCCCGGTGGTGGCCCGGGCGAAGACCGAGGGCGGCCATGTCCGCGGCTATCTCTCCATGTGCTTCGGCGACCCCTGGGAGGGCCCCGTCCCGATCCCCCAGGTCGTCCGGGTCTGCCGGGCCCTGCTCGACCTGGGCTGCGACGAACTGAGCCTCGGCGACACGATCGGCGTGGCGACGCCGGGCCATGTCCAGGCCCTGCTCACCGCCCTGACCGAGGCGGACGTACCCACATCGGCCCTCGGGGTGCACTTCCACGACACCTACGGCCAGGCCCTCGCCAACACCCTCGCGGCGCTGCGGCACGGCGTCACCACGGTCGACGCGTCGGCCGGCGGCCTCGGCGGCTGCCCGTACGCGAAGTCCGCCACCGGAAACCTCGCCACCGAAGACCTCGTGTGGATGCTGCGCGGCCTCGGCATCGACACGGGCGTAGACCTCGGCCGCCTCGTCGCCACCAGCGCGTGGATGGCCGGACACCTGGGCCGACCCAGCCCGTCCCGCACCGTACGAGCCCTGTCCCACGAGGACCCAAGGAGCACTGACGTCTCATGA
- a CDS encoding acyl-CoA dehydrogenase family protein — translation MNHRLSPELEELRRTVEEFAHEVVAPKIGDFYERHEFPYEIVREMGRMGLFGLPFPEEYGGMGGDYLALGIALEELARVDSSVAITLEAGVSLGAMPIHLFGTRAQKEEWLPRLCSGEVLGAFGLTEPDGGSDAGATRTTARLDESTNEWVINGSKCFITNSGTDITGLVTVTAVTGRTPDGKPLISSIIVPSGTPGFTVAAPYSKVGWNASDTRELSFTDVRVPAENLLGELGRGYAQFLRILDEGRIAISALATGLAQGCVDESVKYAKERHAFGRPIGANQAIQFKIADMEMKAHTARLAWRDAAYRLVAGEPFKKEAALAKLHSSTIAVDNARDATQIHGGYGFMNEYPVARMWRDSKILEIGEGTSEVQRMLIARELGLTG, via the coding sequence ATGAACCACCGCCTCTCCCCCGAGCTGGAAGAACTCCGCCGTACGGTCGAGGAGTTCGCGCACGAGGTCGTCGCCCCCAAGATCGGCGACTTCTACGAGCGGCACGAGTTCCCCTACGAGATCGTGCGCGAGATGGGCCGCATGGGGCTGTTCGGGCTGCCGTTCCCCGAGGAGTACGGCGGCATGGGCGGCGACTACCTGGCGCTGGGCATCGCGCTGGAGGAGCTGGCCCGGGTCGACTCGTCCGTGGCGATCACCCTCGAAGCCGGTGTCTCCCTGGGCGCGATGCCGATCCATCTCTTCGGCACGCGGGCCCAGAAGGAGGAGTGGCTGCCGCGCCTCTGCTCCGGTGAGGTGCTGGGCGCGTTCGGTCTCACCGAGCCCGACGGCGGCTCGGACGCGGGAGCGACCCGGACGACGGCCCGCCTGGACGAGTCGACGAACGAGTGGGTCATCAACGGCAGCAAGTGCTTCATCACCAACTCGGGGACGGACATCACGGGGCTGGTCACGGTCACGGCGGTCACCGGCCGCACCCCGGACGGCAAGCCCCTCATCTCCTCGATCATCGTCCCGTCCGGCACCCCGGGCTTCACCGTGGCCGCCCCCTACTCCAAGGTCGGCTGGAACGCCTCCGACACCCGTGAACTGTCCTTCACGGACGTGCGGGTCCCGGCGGAGAACCTCCTCGGCGAACTCGGCCGCGGCTACGCCCAGTTCCTGCGCATCCTCGACGAGGGCCGTATCGCCATCTCGGCGCTCGCCACGGGTCTCGCGCAGGGCTGTGTGGACGAGTCGGTGAAGTACGCGAAGGAACGGCACGCCTTCGGCCGGCCGATCGGCGCCAACCAGGCCATCCAGTTCAAGATCGCCGACATGGAGATGAAGGCCCACACGGCCCGCCTCGCCTGGCGCGACGCGGCCTACCGCCTCGTCGCCGGTGAACCCTTCAAGAAGGAGGCGGCCCTGGCGAAGCTCCACTCCTCCACCATCGCCGTCGACAACGCCCGTGACGCCACCCAGATCCACGGCGGCTACGGCTTCATGAACGAGTACCCCGTCGCCCGTATGTGGCGCGACTCCAAGATCCTGGAGATCGGCGAGGGCACCAGCGAGGTGCAACGCATGCTGATCGCCCGGGAACTGGGCCTGACGGGCTGA
- a CDS encoding ABC transporter substrate-binding protein, with amino-acid sequence MSNARAAHLTRRGILAAGGALGLGAVLAACGDEDATSSSTGSGKETAAAKSGPWSFKDDRGVTAKTDKVPANIVAFVGVAAALYDYGIDVKGVFGPTRTTDGKADVQAGDLDISKLTILGNVWDEFNVEKYAALAPDVLITTLFDDAGTLWYVPETSKDKIAKLAPSVGISAYDRQMTEPLQRMLELAKSLGADVRSEKTTAAKKRFEDAAARLRAATKAKPDIKVLAGSASQDIFYVSGSNLSIDLEYFKALGVNFVEPSAAALKASGGWFENLSWENVDKYDADVIIMDNRTSAIQPDAIEEATWKKLPAVKAGQVIGRNPEPILSYDKCAPLLEELAEAIENAKKVS; translated from the coding sequence ATGTCCAACGCCAGAGCCGCTCACCTCACCCGCCGTGGCATCCTCGCCGCCGGTGGCGCACTCGGTCTCGGTGCCGTGCTCGCCGCCTGTGGAGACGAGGACGCGACGAGCAGCAGCACTGGCTCCGGCAAGGAGACGGCTGCCGCCAAGTCCGGCCCCTGGTCGTTCAAGGACGACCGCGGCGTGACCGCCAAGACCGACAAGGTCCCGGCGAACATCGTCGCGTTCGTGGGTGTCGCCGCCGCGCTGTACGACTACGGCATCGACGTCAAGGGCGTCTTCGGGCCGACCAGGACGACCGACGGCAAGGCCGACGTCCAGGCCGGCGACCTCGACATCAGCAAGCTCACCATCCTCGGCAACGTCTGGGACGAGTTCAACGTCGAGAAGTACGCCGCCCTCGCCCCCGACGTCCTCATCACCACGCTGTTCGACGACGCCGGCACCCTCTGGTACGTGCCCGAGACCTCCAAGGACAAGATCGCCAAGCTCGCCCCGAGCGTCGGCATCTCCGCGTACGACCGTCAGATGACCGAGCCCCTGCAGCGCATGCTGGAGCTGGCCAAGTCCCTGGGCGCCGACGTGCGGTCGGAGAAGACCACCGCGGCCAAGAAGCGGTTCGAGGACGCCGCCGCCCGGCTGCGCGCGGCCACCAAGGCCAAGCCCGACATCAAGGTGCTCGCCGGCTCCGCCAGCCAGGACATCTTCTACGTCTCCGGCTCGAACCTCTCCATCGACCTGGAGTACTTCAAGGCCCTCGGCGTGAACTTCGTCGAGCCGAGCGCCGCCGCGCTGAAGGCCAGCGGGGGCTGGTTCGAGAACCTCAGCTGGGAGAACGTCGACAAGTACGACGCGGACGTCATCATCATGGACAACCGCACGTCGGCGATCCAGCCGGACGCCATCGAAGAGGCGACATGGAAGAAGCTGCCGGCGGTGAAGGCCGGTCAGGTGATCGGGCGCAACCCCGAGCCGATCCTGTCCTACGACAAGTGCGCGCCGCTCCTGGAGGAGTTGGCCGAGGCCATCGAGAACGCGAAGAAGGTCAGCTGA